CAGGGTCATGGACCGGTTGAAGGAGTCCTCGTACCCGAGCACGGCGAGGTGATCGCCGTCCTCCAGGTGCGTGGACGAGGGTTCTGCAGACATCGGATGCCTTCCGGGATCGACTGCACACGTCGGTGTGTGTGGAGGAAGCGTAGCGGAGACCGGAAGCGGATACCTATAGGACAGGATGATTGACGCGCGACGGCGTGTCGCCATACGCACGCATCGACACTCCCTACTGATTTCGACATAGAAACGCCCGAATGGGTGCGGAATCGCTTGCCAGGTGCCACATCCGCTGACAGAATCGCTCCATGAGTACCCCTCGGGCGGCGAACGGCCACAAGGCTGCGGTCATCGACGACGTCTCCAAGGCGATCATCGAGCAACTGCAGGTGGATGGCCGCAAGTCCTATGCGGAGATCGGCAAGGCCGTCGGTCTCAGCGAGGCGGCTGTGCGCCAGCGCGTGCAGAAGCTGACCGAGTCGGGTGTGATGCAGATCGTGGCCGTGACCGATCCCATGCAGCTCGGGTTCTACCGGCAGGCGATGATCGGCGTGCGCTGCACGGGCGACACGCGTGCGGTGGCCGACAAGCTGGCCGCCATGCCCGACGTGGACTACGTGGTGCTGACAGCCGGCACCTTCGACATCCTCGCCGAGGTGGTGTGCGAGAACGACCTCGACCTCATCACGATGCTCAACTCCGAGATCCGGACGCTGGAGGGCGTGCTCTCCACCGAGACGTTCGTGTATCTGAAACTCCACAAACAGTTCTACAACTGGGGAACGCGATAACCATGACGACAACCGTAGAAACGTTCGGCGAACCGATCGCGGCAGAGGAGGCGGCGCTGCAGGCGAAGGCGCGCGATCACCTGTGGATGCACTTCGCACGCCAGTCGGTGATGGAGGACGGCCAGGGCGTCCCGATCATCACGCGCGGCGAGGGCCACCACATCTGGGACTCGCACGGCAAGCAGTACATCGACGGCCTCTCCGGGCTCTTCGTCGTGAACGCGGGCCACGGCCGCAAGCGTCTCGCCGAGGTCGCGGCCAAGCAGGCCGAGCAGCTGGCGTTCTTCCCGATCTGGTCGTACGCGCATCCCAACGCCATCGAACTCGCCGACCGGCTCGCCTCCTACGCTCCGGGCGACCTGAACCGCGTCTTCTTCTCCACCGGCGG
This region of Leifsonia sp. fls2-241-R2A-40a genomic DNA includes:
- a CDS encoding Lrp/AsnC family transcriptional regulator, whose translation is MSTPRAANGHKAAVIDDVSKAIIEQLQVDGRKSYAEIGKAVGLSEAAVRQRVQKLTESGVMQIVAVTDPMQLGFYRQAMIGVRCTGDTRAVADKLAAMPDVDYVVLTAGTFDILAEVVCENDLDLITMLNSEIRTLEGVLSTETFVYLKLHKQFYNWGTR